In Marinobacter antarcticus, one genomic interval encodes:
- a CDS encoding calcium/sodium antiporter produces MGMAIGAIIAGLVLLVWSADKFVEGAAATAKHLGMPTLLIGMVIIGFGTSAPELAVSAMAAADGNPGLALGNGYGSNITNIALIVGLTAVIAPIAVHSQVLRKELPLLIVLTLIAGAQLLDGELSRLDGWVLLGVFAAVMGWSIFQGMRGKADTLAGETDAQLGDELMPMKTAIMWLVIGLVLLVVSSRLLVWGAVTIAQSLGVSDLVIGLTIVAIGTSLPELASALAAVRKNEHDLILGNILGSGIFNTLAVVGLAAVIEPLSVAPEVLYRDWTLMLALTVGLLVMGFGMTGWRKVISRFDGSLLLLVYVAYTGYLLSTVVAASTS; encoded by the coding sequence ATGGGAATGGCTATAGGCGCAATCATCGCCGGCCTTGTATTGTTGGTATGGAGTGCAGACAAGTTCGTTGAAGGGGCTGCGGCAACCGCCAAACATCTGGGCATGCCCACGCTACTCATCGGCATGGTGATTATCGGGTTCGGTACCTCGGCACCTGAACTGGCCGTTTCGGCCATGGCAGCGGCCGACGGCAATCCCGGGCTTGCCCTCGGTAACGGTTATGGCTCTAACATCACCAACATTGCGCTGATCGTGGGCCTGACTGCCGTGATCGCACCCATTGCAGTCCACTCCCAGGTTCTGCGGAAAGAGCTTCCACTGCTGATAGTACTGACCCTGATTGCCGGTGCTCAATTGCTTGATGGCGAGCTCTCACGGCTCGATGGCTGGGTGCTGCTGGGCGTATTTGCTGCGGTAATGGGCTGGTCGATCTTTCAGGGCATGCGGGGCAAAGCCGATACGCTGGCGGGTGAGACCGATGCTCAGCTGGGTGACGAGCTGATGCCGATGAAAACGGCCATCATGTGGCTGGTTATTGGCCTTGTCCTGCTCGTGGTCAGTTCCCGCCTGCTGGTCTGGGGCGCCGTTACCATAGCCCAGAGCCTTGGGGTCAGTGATCTGGTGATTGGCCTGACCATCGTGGCGATTGGTACGTCGCTGCCAGAACTGGCCTCGGCGCTGGCTGCAGTCAGAAAAAACGAGCACGACCTGATTCTGGGAAATATTCTCGGATCCGGCATCTTCAATACTCTGGCGGTTGTCGGCCTGGCTGCCGTTATCGAACCGCTGTCGGTAGCTCCGGAAGTACTGTATCGGGACTGGACGCTGATGCTGGCACTGACCGTTGGCCTGCTGGTCATGGGCTTCGGCATGACCGGCTGGCGCAAGGTTATCAGCCGGTTTGACGGCTCCCTTCTTTTGCTGGTTTACGTTGCTTACACCGGTTACCTGCTTTCCACGGTTGTGGCCGCCAGCACAAGCTGA
- a CDS encoding SDR family NAD(P)-dependent oxidoreductase, with the protein MSILITGANRGIGSALAGEWQSAGKKVIQTARNSPGMEPLDVADPSSIKQFAQRLEGRPISTLVCNAGVSLDKSDELETGYAPELWAQSFAVNVTGVFLVVQALLPNLRASRDAGEAPKIAIIASQMGSQNSLAGNRFIYRASKAAAINLGRNLAVSLESEGIAVGIYHPGWVATDMGGDSADLTLEEAVPGLRKQIDALRLSETGCFKSWDGTDCQL; encoded by the coding sequence ATGTCGATACTGATTACGGGTGCCAACCGTGGCATAGGTAGCGCATTAGCCGGGGAGTGGCAAAGTGCAGGAAAAAAGGTCATTCAGACAGCCCGGAACTCCCCCGGCATGGAGCCGCTTGATGTTGCCGATCCCTCCAGCATCAAACAATTCGCACAACGCCTCGAAGGACGCCCAATCTCCACCCTGGTCTGCAATGCCGGCGTTTCTCTGGACAAGTCCGATGAGCTGGAAACAGGATACGCGCCGGAACTCTGGGCGCAGTCTTTTGCCGTCAATGTAACCGGTGTCTTTCTGGTGGTTCAGGCCCTGCTACCCAACCTGCGGGCCAGCCGGGACGCAGGCGAAGCCCCGAAAATAGCCATCATTGCCAGCCAGATGGGATCACAGAATTCATTAGCGGGTAACCGGTTCATTTACCGTGCCTCCAAAGCGGCGGCCATAAACCTGGGGCGTAATCTGGCGGTAAGTCTTGAAAGTGAAGGGATCGCAGTGGGCATCTATCATCCGGGCTGGGTTGCAACCGACATGGGGGGTGACTCGGCAGATCTGACGCTCGAAGAAGCCGTGCCGGGGCTACGGAAGCAGATTGATGCGCTCAGGTTATCCGAGACCGGATGCTTTAAATCCTGGGACGGAACAGACTGTCAGCTCTGA
- a CDS encoding chemotaxis protein: protein MTSKTKQSQKLLLFRLFGTRLFGIGTLKIREILPFKPLTKLPHSHSAVVGTTSFRGSAVPVIDMAAAVGYPALTQEELKASSIIITDVQRQETGFLVRGVQKIIETDWKKVKAPPAALGDKAFITGLLDAEGDIIQLLDVELLLANVYPDSLDAGDVALTDVQSETLKALNILLVDDSRVARKQLCDVLDAKDISYQVTTNGDEALQILLKDNELGQPVDILVSDIEMPGLDGYELTFDARDNGALKQPYIILHTSLNSEMSLSYANQVGANEALTKFDADELLHAMLRGASQPE, encoded by the coding sequence ATGACCAGCAAAACTAAACAATCCCAAAAACTTCTTCTTTTCCGCTTGTTCGGCACCCGGCTGTTCGGCATTGGCACGCTGAAAATCCGCGAAATATTGCCCTTCAAACCGCTTACCAAGCTTCCCCACAGTCACTCTGCTGTCGTTGGAACGACCAGCTTCCGAGGCTCCGCTGTACCGGTGATTGACATGGCGGCTGCCGTTGGCTATCCGGCTTTAACGCAGGAGGAGCTAAAGGCGTCGTCCATCATTATTACCGATGTGCAGCGTCAGGAAACCGGATTTCTGGTGCGCGGCGTGCAGAAAATCATAGAGACCGACTGGAAGAAGGTAAAAGCACCGCCGGCGGCGCTGGGAGACAAAGCGTTTATAACCGGCCTGCTGGATGCGGAGGGTGACATCATTCAGCTTCTGGACGTTGAGCTGTTACTGGCGAATGTATACCCCGATTCGCTGGATGCCGGTGATGTCGCACTCACTGACGTACAGAGCGAAACCCTGAAAGCCCTGAACATTCTGCTGGTGGACGACTCCCGTGTCGCCCGCAAGCAACTGTGCGATGTGCTGGACGCAAAGGATATCTCTTATCAGGTCACCACCAACGGTGACGAAGCGCTGCAGATTCTTCTGAAAGACAACGAGCTCGGCCAGCCGGTCGATATCCTGGTAAGCGATATTGAGATGCCGGGGCTGGACGGCTACGAGCTGACATTCGATGCACGGGATAACGGCGCGCTGAAGCAGCCTTACATCATTCTGCACACATCCCTGAACAGTGAGATGAGCCTGAGCTATGCCAACCAGGTTGGCGCCAATGAGGCTCTTACCAAGTTTGATGCGGACGAGCTGTTGCATGCCATGCTAAGGGGCGCGAGCCAGCCTGAGTAA
- a CDS encoding MaoC family dehydratase yields the protein MIDIKELNGYTFEELQLGMSAMHSLTITDTDLRLFSGVSGDTNPTHLNEEYAKSTLSTGCIVHGMLTASLLSTVIGTKLPGPGCLYVSQTLLFKAPVHVGDTVYAKATVIELIPEKRRAKLHTQCLVKDVVVLDGEAVVQLPKSQT from the coding sequence ATGATAGATATAAAGGAACTGAACGGATACACCTTTGAAGAATTGCAGCTGGGCATGTCAGCCATGCATAGCCTTACCATTACTGATACAGACTTGCGCCTTTTTTCTGGCGTTTCCGGTGATACCAACCCAACGCACTTAAATGAAGAATATGCAAAAAGCACCCTATCCACGGGGTGTATTGTGCATGGCATGCTCACTGCGAGCTTGCTCTCCACAGTCATTGGCACAAAACTGCCAGGTCCCGGTTGCCTTTATGTTAGCCAGACACTGCTCTTCAAAGCACCTGTGCATGTGGGCGATACGGTCTACGCTAAAGCAACAGTAATAGAACTAATACCTGAAAAACGCCGCGCTAAGTTACATACCCAATGTCTGGTGAAGGATGTGGTAGTGCTGGATGGTGAGGCGGTGGTTCAATTGCCTAAGAGCCAGACTTGA
- a CDS encoding BCCT family transporter codes for MKNDNLKRGGDYSIAQLGDPVVLTLSIGFIVLFVGFSLFDIKAVADLIGNGFAWTAKVFGTYFQMLLLATFFIAIGLACTPAAKAKIGNLDRPEMSTFRWLSIIMCTLLAGGGVFFAAGEPIYHFVVTPPAFTSEPGTAAAVSNAMAQSFMHWGFLAWAVLGTLAAIVLAHAHYVKGKPLQPRTLLYPVFGERVMSGWLGSVVDACCVIAVVAGTVGPIGFLATQMSFGLSELFGVNDGLVTQMAILVGLAIVYVTSAISGIHRGIQFLSRLNVFLALAVAGIIFIFGPTLFLTNTYFQSMGQYVSSFMEMATMTAETAPDWWMQWWTVFFFAWFIGYAPLMAIFVARISRGRTIRDMILAVAVMAPIATTIWFTLLGGSGIYYQMTGEIDLAEALNNFRFDVATLTVAQALPGGGFMALAILVLTTIFVATTGDSMSYSIAVVSSGHDQPNTFVRAFWGLAMAGMAAVLLYMGAGQISVLQQFIVITAIPVSLVLLPSLWLGPKAAYAMAREQNLIAEQVAPQKC; via the coding sequence ATGAAGAATGACAATCTCAAGCGCGGGGGGGATTACTCCATCGCCCAGCTTGGTGATCCTGTGGTACTGACACTCAGCATTGGTTTCATTGTTTTGTTCGTCGGTTTCTCACTTTTTGATATCAAAGCGGTGGCCGACCTTATCGGCAACGGCTTTGCCTGGACCGCCAAAGTTTTTGGCACCTACTTCCAGATGTTGCTGCTGGCAACTTTCTTTATCGCTATAGGCCTGGCATGCACGCCTGCAGCCAAAGCCAAGATCGGCAACCTGGACCGGCCAGAGATGAGCACGTTCCGCTGGCTCTCGATCATTATGTGTACGTTGCTGGCTGGAGGCGGTGTGTTCTTTGCTGCCGGCGAGCCGATCTACCACTTTGTTGTCACTCCGCCAGCCTTCACCAGTGAGCCTGGCACAGCTGCAGCGGTTTCCAATGCCATGGCGCAATCGTTCATGCACTGGGGCTTTCTGGCATGGGCCGTTCTGGGAACGCTGGCAGCGATTGTTCTGGCCCACGCTCACTATGTGAAGGGCAAACCATTACAGCCGCGAACGCTGCTTTATCCGGTGTTTGGTGAGCGCGTCATGAGTGGTTGGCTCGGCAGCGTTGTAGATGCCTGCTGCGTAATTGCCGTGGTTGCCGGCACAGTTGGCCCGATTGGCTTTCTGGCTACCCAGATGAGCTTCGGCCTGAGTGAACTCTTCGGCGTGAACGACGGTCTGGTCACGCAAATGGCCATTCTGGTTGGCCTCGCCATCGTTTATGTGACCTCTGCCATTTCCGGTATCCATCGTGGCATCCAGTTTTTAAGCCGTCTGAATGTATTCCTGGCGCTGGCTGTAGCGGGCATTATTTTCATCTTCGGCCCCACACTGTTTCTCACCAACACCTACTTCCAGAGCATGGGGCAGTATGTTTCCTCATTCATGGAAATGGCGACCATGACGGCAGAAACCGCTCCCGACTGGTGGATGCAGTGGTGGACGGTTTTCTTCTTTGCATGGTTTATTGGCTATGCACCGCTGATGGCTATTTTCGTTGCACGCATCTCGCGCGGCAGAACCATCCGGGACATGATTCTGGCGGTTGCTGTTATGGCCCCCATTGCCACCACAATCTGGTTCACCCTGCTGGGTGGCTCAGGCATCTATTACCAGATGACCGGCGAGATCGATCTCGCAGAAGCACTGAACAACTTCCGCTTTGATGTGGCGACCCTCACCGTTGCACAAGCTCTGCCGGGCGGAGGCTTTATGGCCCTGGCCATTCTGGTACTGACCACCATTTTTGTGGCAACCACCGGTGATTCCATGAGCTATTCCATCGCGGTTGTAAGCTCTGGCCACGATCAGCCGAATACCTTTGTGCGGGCGTTCTGGGGCTTGGCAATGGCAGGTATGGCCGCAGTTCTTCTGTATATGGGGGCTGGCCAGATAAGCGTGCTTCAGCAGTTTATTGTGATCACAGCGATTCCGGTTTCACTGGTTCTGCTACCTTCACTGTGGCTCGGACCTAAAGCGGCCTACGCAATGGCCCGTGAGCAGAATCTGATAGCAGAACAGGTGGCACCGCAAAAGTGCTGA
- a CDS encoding ABC-F family ATPase, producing the protein MISTANITMQFGAEPLFENISAQFGNNNRYGLIGANGCGKSTFMKILSGDLVPTSGNVSITPGQTVGTLSQDQFAFEDYSVVDAVIMGDAELWRVKQARDRIYAQPEMTEEDGMVVAGLEVEFAEMDGYTAESRAGELLLEAGIEEAFHFGLMKQVAPGWKLRVLLAQALYANPDILLLDEPTNNLDIHTIHWLATILNQRNCTMIIISHDRHFLNSVCTHMADIDYGELRIYPGNYESFVAASTLIRDQLHTENAKKSAEIDDLQQFVNRFSANASKAKQASSRAKRMDKIKLDEVKSSSRVTPSISMKQHKKLHRQALILDKLSHGFDNQPLFSDGDLILEAGAKLAVIGENGVGKTTFLRCLMEEITANSGEIKWAENAVVAYCPQDSTADFDCDLNLFDWLAQWRTPKHDDLMIRAMLGRLLFTADDANKKAKVCSGGEKNRLLFGKLMMSDANVLIMDEPTNHLDMEAIEALNRALENYDGTLIFVSHDREFVSSLATRVIEIKDQELVDFQGTYGEYLISQDQKLKVA; encoded by the coding sequence TTGATCTCCACCGCAAACATCACCATGCAGTTTGGCGCAGAGCCTTTGTTTGAAAATATTTCCGCCCAATTCGGTAACAATAATCGCTACGGTCTGATTGGTGCAAATGGCTGCGGTAAATCGACGTTTATGAAAATCCTGAGTGGGGACTTGGTGCCGACATCCGGCAACGTCTCGATTACCCCCGGACAGACCGTCGGCACCCTGAGCCAGGACCAGTTTGCCTTCGAAGACTACAGCGTGGTCGATGCCGTCATCATGGGTGATGCGGAGTTATGGAGGGTTAAGCAGGCCCGTGATCGCATTTATGCACAGCCCGAAATGACCGAAGAAGACGGTATGGTCGTGGCCGGGCTGGAGGTCGAATTCGCCGAAATGGACGGCTACACCGCCGAAAGCCGTGCTGGCGAACTACTGCTGGAAGCCGGCATCGAGGAAGCGTTCCATTTTGGCCTGATGAAGCAGGTGGCGCCCGGCTGGAAGCTTCGGGTATTACTGGCGCAGGCGCTCTACGCCAACCCGGACATCCTGCTGCTGGACGAGCCTACCAACAACCTGGATATCCACACCATCCATTGGCTGGCGACGATTCTGAACCAGCGCAACTGCACCATGATCATCATTTCTCACGATCGGCATTTCTTGAATTCCGTCTGCACCCACATGGCCGATATTGACTACGGCGAGCTGCGTATCTATCCCGGCAACTACGAGAGTTTCGTCGCAGCGTCGACACTCATCCGTGACCAGTTGCATACAGAGAACGCTAAGAAAAGCGCGGAAATTGACGATCTACAGCAATTCGTCAACCGCTTTTCAGCCAACGCCTCCAAGGCCAAACAGGCAAGCTCCCGCGCCAAGCGGATGGATAAGATCAAACTCGATGAAGTGAAATCGTCCAGTCGGGTCACGCCGTCCATCAGCATGAAGCAGCACAAAAAACTCCACCGCCAGGCCCTGATTCTGGATAAGTTGTCCCATGGTTTTGACAACCAGCCGCTGTTTTCCGACGGCGACCTGATTCTGGAAGCCGGTGCCAAACTGGCCGTTATTGGCGAAAACGGCGTCGGTAAAACTACCTTTTTACGCTGCCTGATGGAAGAAATCACAGCCAATTCCGGTGAGATTAAATGGGCTGAGAACGCCGTCGTCGCTTATTGCCCCCAGGACAGCACCGCCGACTTTGACTGTGATCTGAACCTGTTTGACTGGTTGGCCCAGTGGCGCACACCCAAACACGACGATTTGATGATCCGCGCAATGCTTGGCCGCCTGTTGTTCACCGCCGATGATGCCAACAAGAAAGCCAAGGTCTGCTCTGGTGGCGAAAAAAACCGGCTGCTATTCGGCAAATTAATGATGTCTGACGCCAATGTCTTGATCATGGATGAACCCACCAACCACTTGGACATGGAAGCCATTGAGGCGCTAAACCGTGCGTTGGAGAATTACGATGGCACCCTGATCTTCGTCAGCCATGACCGGGAATTTGTGTCATCACTGGCAACCCGCGTCATTGAAATCAAAGACCAGGAGTTGGTGGACTTCCAGGGCACCTATGGCGAATACCTGATCAGCCAGGACCAAAAACTGAAAGTGGCGTAA
- a CDS encoding S41 family peptidase, with amino-acid sequence MTAGQRRNHSLSAPVFANLKGVWRSQGYGKILLIESDQYTLFEETTISCRKLYTGSIEELSHFYEDLVVSPGGQAFSAHRVSGVARISFRRLKALPASAAESRRHVTKDPEHNFEIFWRTFHEQYALFELKGVAWDKAYHTYRPQINARSSRETLFATMAAMLRPLKDGHIRLNTPWGHYSAGAQPALYQRLTQELENANDDRELISYLGDLNGWLHDVIHEDYLASGISHGGNRLVGWGRLNDAIGYMNIRAMAGQSGKTGEPAADLSAVDGLMQKVLADVGELPNLVVDLRNNGGGYDGVALRFAAYLMDRKRLAFTKSARHGNGFTGKQAIHVTPVSQTYRGNLFVLTSELTASAAEIFVLSLLQHPRLTLIGEPTQGILSDTLERHLPNGWHLTLSNEIYRAYDGEVYEDIGIPPHIRLNYLGRKGREDGKDPMLERVLKLVRG; translated from the coding sequence ATGACGGCTGGTCAAAGGCGTAACCATTCTCTTTCTGCCCCTGTTTTCGCCAACCTGAAGGGTGTCTGGCGTTCGCAGGGTTATGGCAAAATACTGCTGATAGAGAGCGACCAGTACACCCTGTTTGAAGAAACCACCATTAGCTGCCGGAAGCTGTATACAGGCAGCATCGAGGAGCTCAGCCATTTTTACGAAGATCTGGTGGTATCCCCGGGTGGACAGGCGTTCAGTGCCCATCGTGTCAGCGGTGTGGCGCGCATCAGCTTTCGTCGCCTGAAAGCGTTGCCGGCCAGTGCCGCAGAAAGCCGGAGGCATGTGACAAAGGATCCGGAGCATAACTTCGAAATTTTTTGGCGAACCTTCCACGAGCAATATGCCTTGTTTGAACTGAAAGGCGTGGCTTGGGATAAGGCGTACCACACCTATCGCCCGCAAATTAACGCGCGCAGCTCACGAGAAACTCTGTTTGCAACCATGGCAGCCATGCTGCGGCCGCTTAAGGATGGTCACATTCGTTTGAATACACCCTGGGGCCATTACAGTGCCGGCGCTCAACCCGCACTTTACCAGCGGCTGACACAGGAACTTGAAAATGCCAACGATGACCGGGAACTCATAAGCTATTTGGGCGATCTGAATGGGTGGCTGCACGACGTCATTCACGAGGACTATCTCGCGAGCGGCATTAGCCACGGTGGTAACCGGCTGGTGGGGTGGGGGCGTCTTAATGATGCCATCGGGTACATGAATATCCGGGCCATGGCCGGCCAAAGCGGCAAGACCGGGGAACCGGCGGCCGATCTGAGTGCCGTTGACGGTTTAATGCAAAAGGTGCTGGCGGATGTTGGCGAGCTCCCCAATCTGGTAGTCGATCTCCGCAATAACGGCGGCGGGTATGATGGCGTCGCGCTGCGGTTTGCCGCCTATTTAATGGACCGAAAGCGACTGGCTTTCACCAAGTCGGCCCGTCATGGCAATGGGTTCACCGGCAAGCAGGCCATCCATGTCACCCCTGTCAGTCAGACCTACCGTGGCAACCTGTTTGTGCTGACCAGCGAGCTGACGGCCAGTGCTGCGGAAATCTTTGTGCTCTCATTACTTCAGCACCCCCGCCTCACCCTGATTGGCGAGCCTACCCAAGGCATCCTTTCCGACACTCTTGAGCGCCACCTGCCAAATGGCTGGCACCTCACTTTATCCAACGAAATATACCGGGCCTACGATGGCGAGGTATACGAAGATATCGGCATCCCGCCGCATATCCGGTTGAACTATCTTGGACGAAAGGGGCGCGAGGACGGCAAGGATCCGATGCTGGAGCGGGTGCTTAAGCTGGTTAGAGGGTGA
- the mqo gene encoding malate dehydrogenase (quinone), with protein sequence MAVKQADVVLVGGGVMSATLGVMLMQLDPSMKIVMLERLDHVAHESTDGWNNAGTGHAGYCELNYTPQTEDGDVAIERALQINAQYEVSLQFWSHLVEQGMLPEPAKFINRTPHQSFVWGEKDVAFLKRRYERLSAHHLFRDMEYTESPRDLEAWMPLVVQGRDPMQRVAATRIHHGSDVDFGSLTRNMVEYLQSQPNFELMLGCPVHYIDQRDNGRWKVRVKNQHTGELTKLETDFVFLGAGGGALPLLQKSGIDEARGYGGFPVSGQWLVCRKPDVVEQHHAKVYGKAPIGAPPMSVPHLDTRIINGEPALLFGPFAGFTTRFLKQGSIFDLFGSVRTSNLKPMLSVSKSNMDLTRYLIGEVFQSHSDRVEALRNFFPEAEEGNWELRNAGQRVQIIKQAEGGGGKLEFGTEIVASKDGTLAALLGASPGASTAANAMISVIERCFPESIKTDEWQARMKQMVPSYGQSLVNDEVLLTKVRERTLATLKLR encoded by the coding sequence ATGGCCGTTAAACAGGCAGATGTAGTGCTGGTCGGTGGTGGTGTCATGAGCGCCACTCTTGGCGTGATGCTAATGCAGCTGGATCCGTCCATGAAAATCGTCATGTTGGAGCGTCTGGATCACGTTGCCCATGAAAGCACTGACGGATGGAACAACGCTGGAACCGGACACGCCGGATACTGTGAGCTGAACTACACGCCCCAGACCGAAGACGGGGATGTGGCTATCGAACGCGCGCTTCAGATTAATGCGCAATATGAGGTGTCTCTGCAGTTCTGGTCGCATTTGGTAGAGCAGGGCATGTTGCCCGAGCCTGCAAAATTCATTAATCGTACACCGCACCAGAGTTTTGTATGGGGTGAAAAGGACGTGGCTTTCCTCAAGCGTCGCTATGAGCGCCTGAGTGCCCACCACCTGTTCCGTGACATGGAATACACCGAGTCGCCAAGGGATCTGGAAGCGTGGATGCCGCTGGTCGTTCAGGGTCGGGATCCGATGCAGCGCGTTGCCGCGACCCGTATTCACCACGGTTCGGATGTGGATTTCGGCTCTCTGACCCGGAATATGGTCGAGTACCTGCAAAGCCAGCCCAACTTTGAGTTGATGCTGGGTTGCCCGGTGCATTACATAGACCAGCGCGACAATGGCCGCTGGAAGGTCCGGGTAAAAAATCAGCACACCGGCGAACTGACCAAGCTGGAAACCGACTTTGTTTTCCTGGGTGCTGGTGGAGGTGCGTTGCCGTTGCTGCAGAAATCCGGAATTGATGAGGCTCGTGGCTACGGTGGTTTCCCTGTTAGTGGGCAGTGGCTGGTGTGTCGCAAACCTGACGTTGTAGAGCAGCATCATGCCAAGGTGTATGGCAAGGCGCCCATCGGTGCGCCACCCATGTCGGTGCCACACCTGGATACCCGAATTATAAATGGCGAACCGGCTCTGTTGTTTGGCCCGTTTGCGGGCTTTACCACCCGTTTTCTCAAGCAGGGCTCCATCTTTGATCTTTTCGGCTCGGTGCGTACGTCCAATCTCAAACCGATGTTGTCGGTGAGTAAGAGCAACATGGATCTCACTCGCTATCTGATCGGTGAAGTATTCCAGTCGCACAGCGATCGTGTGGAAGCGTTGCGCAACTTTTTTCCGGAAGCGGAGGAAGGCAACTGGGAGCTGCGCAATGCCGGTCAGCGGGTTCAGATTATCAAGCAAGCTGAGGGCGGTGGTGGAAAGCTGGAGTTCGGTACCGAAATTGTGGCTTCAAAAGACGGTACTCTGGCGGCTCTGCTAGGGGCATCGCCGGGTGCCTCCACAGCTGCGAATGCGATGATCAGTGTGATCGAGCGTTGCTTCCCGGAGAGCATCAAAACGGATGAATGGCAGGCGCGCATGAAACAGATGGTGCCATCCTACGGCCAGTCTCTGGTGAACGATGAGGTGTTGCTGACGAAAGTCCGGGAAAGAACGCTTGCTACCCTGAAATTACGCTGA
- a CDS encoding MFS transporter, translating to MKSLSNTGFALFGAALIAISYGLARFAFGLFVPPIRAELGLTPDVIGIIGALPLISFLLATLVAPLSADRFGARNTAVLSGGFGVVGLALISQASGALSLGAGVFACGICTGLMMPALTAAMQAMVSRAVHGRVSSVINAGTSIGVAIAVPVVLFLSGAWRSAYVSFAILAGIGMVAAWYFIPSVSRVIPANAAPPTPISALQWWRLLRLSLFAFVMGFVSSAYWIFAPDLMVTLGGLPPSATGWLWLAVGIAGIGGAVVADLADRNNPPITHSLMLVMLSASLALLAASPEQLVLAAFSALVFGLAYMSLTGLYLMTGIRLLPACW from the coding sequence ATGAAGTCTCTCTCGAATACAGGGTTTGCACTTTTTGGTGCGGCGCTGATCGCGATCAGCTACGGGCTCGCGCGCTTCGCCTTTGGTCTTTTTGTACCCCCTATTCGGGCCGAGTTGGGTCTGACGCCAGACGTAATCGGTATCATCGGCGCGCTGCCGCTTATCAGTTTCCTGCTGGCCACGCTGGTGGCCCCGCTCTCCGCCGATCGTTTCGGTGCCCGCAACACGGCCGTCCTGTCGGGTGGTTTTGGCGTTGTCGGTCTGGCGCTGATCAGCCAGGCATCTGGAGCTCTGTCGCTCGGCGCCGGTGTGTTCGCATGCGGCATCTGCACCGGACTGATGATGCCGGCGCTCACGGCCGCCATGCAGGCGATGGTGAGCCGAGCGGTGCACGGCCGGGTCAGCTCAGTCATAAATGCGGGCACCAGTATCGGCGTGGCCATTGCCGTGCCGGTGGTTCTGTTCCTGTCTGGTGCCTGGCGTTCTGCGTATGTGTCTTTCGCCATCCTGGCGGGGATTGGCATGGTTGCCGCGTGGTACTTTATTCCTTCGGTGTCTCGGGTCATTCCCGCGAACGCCGCGCCACCAACTCCGATCAGCGCCCTGCAGTGGTGGCGGCTGCTCAGGCTTTCGCTGTTTGCATTCGTGATGGGCTTCGTTTCCTCTGCGTACTGGATCTTCGCACCCGATTTAATGGTCACCCTCGGTGGCCTGCCGCCCTCTGCAACCGGGTGGCTGTGGCTGGCGGTTGGCATCGCCGGCATCGGAGGTGCCGTGGTGGCCGACCTGGCCGATCGCAACAACCCACCCATCACGCATTCACTGATGCTGGTAATGCTGTCCGCGAGTTTGGCACTGCTTGCTGCCAGCCCTGAACAGCTGGTGCTCGCGGCATTCTCCGCGCTGGTCTTCGGCCTGGCCTATATGAGCCTGACGGGGCTCTATCTAATGACAGGCATCCGCCTGTTGCCGGCATGCTGGTGA